A window from Physeter macrocephalus isolate SW-GA chromosome 11, ASM283717v5, whole genome shotgun sequence encodes these proteins:
- the NMT2 gene encoding glycylpeptide N-tetradecanoyltransferase 2 isoform X2: MAEDSESAASQQSLELDDQDTCGIDGDNEEETEHAKGSPGGDLGAKKKKKKQKRKKEKPNSGGTKSDSASDSQEIKIQPPSKNPTIPMQKLQDIQRAMELLSACQGPARNIDEAAKHRYQFWDTQPVPKLNEVITSHGAIEADKENVRQEPYSLPQGFMWDTLDLGNAEVLRELYTLLNENYVEDDDNMFRFDYSPEFLLWALRPPGWLLQWHCGVRVSSNKKLVGFISAIPANIRIYDSVKKMVEINFLCVHKKLRSKRVAPVLIREITRRVNLEGIFQAVYTAGVVLPKPVATCRYWHRSLNPRKLVEVKFSHLSRNMTLQRTMKLYRLPDVTKTSGLRPMEPRDIKAVQELTNSYLKQFHLAPVMDEEEVAHWFLPQEHIIDTFVVEVKRRTPVVN; this comes from the exons AAGTCCTGGAGGTGATTTGggtgccaaaaagaaaaagaagaaacagaagagaaaaaaggagaaaccgAATTCCGGAGGCACCAAGTCAGACTCGGCATCTGATTCCCAGGAGATTAAAATTCAGCCGCCTTCAAAA AATCCCACCATTCCAATGCAGAAGTTGCAGGATATCCAGAGGGCAATGGAGCTGTTATCCGCATGCCAGGGCCCCGCCAGGAACATTGATGAGGCTGCCAAACACAGATACCAGTTTTGGGACACTCAGCCGGTACCCAAACTAA ATGAAGTAATAACATCTCATGGCGCAATTGAAGCTGATAAAGAAAACGTGCGTCAAGAACCGTATTCCCTGCCACAGGGTTTTATGTGGGACACTTTAGATTTGGGTAACGCCGAAGTG CTCAGGGAGCTGTACACCCTGCTGAATGAGAATTACGTGGAGGATGACGACAACATGTTCCGGTTTGACTATTCGCCCGAGTTCCTGCTGTG GGCTCTGCGTCCCCCAGGCTGGCTCCTCCAGTGGCACTGTGGAGTCAGGGTGTCTTCGAACAAAAAACTAGTGGGGTTCATCAGCGCCATTCCCGCGAACATTCGGATCTACGACAG CGTGAAGAAGATGGTCGAAATCAACTTTCTTTGTGTTCATAAGAAATTGAGATCAAAACGGGTAGCCCCAGTGTTGATTCGAGAAATAACCAGAAGAGTGAACCTGGAAGGGATTTTCCAGGCTGTTTATACCGCTGGAGTGGTTCTTCCGAAGCCAGTGGCCACATGCAG ATACTGGCATCGATCACTAAACCCCAGAAAACTGGTAGAAGTGAAATTTTCTCACTTGAGTAGAAATATGACTTTGCAGAGAACAATGAAGCTGTACAGACTTCCAGAT GTTACAAAAACTTCAGGCTTGAGGCCAATGGAACCAAGAGATATCAAAGCTGTTCAAGAACTAACCAACAGTTACCTGAAGCAGTTTCATCTAGCCCCGGTGATGGATGAAGAGGAAGTAGCCCACTGGTTCCTCCCCCAGGAGCACATCATTGACACTTTTGTAGTGGAGGTAAAGAGAAG AACTCCAGTGGTAAACTAA
- the RPP38 gene encoding ribonuclease P protein subunit p38 — protein MAAAPQAPGRGSVRKTRPLPVKTSLNNPYTIRWGALDREDMHFILQTLEDRIKSLGLQKTEDRKRKKKLPALKTQRGDTRSMDVDTGEGVKEEKPEGGPQASGWTPAEVRKQLAIGINEVTRALERNELLLVLACKSAKPAVVTAHLVPLSASRDVPACQVPRLSERLAPAMGLTCVLALGFKRNTAAFAEEVRAIIPRVPRLDVPWLRDALEDPGEDPEVEPLESQDREILDTSFEDLSKPKRKLAEGQQAAVLQPLKIKKLIPNPNKIRKPPKSKKTASK, from the coding sequence ATGGCCGCCGCCCCCCAGGCACCAGGGAGGGGCTCTGTGCGGAAGACCAGACCTTTACCTGTGAAGACGTCATTGAACAACCCGTATACCATCCGCTGGGGTGCCCTGGACAGGGAGGATATGCACTTCATACTACAGACCCTGGAGGACAGGATTAAATCTCTTGGGCTTCAGAAGACCGaggacaggaagagaaagaaaaagctgcCCGCCTTGAAAACACAACGCGGAGACACGCGCAGCATGGATGTGGACACTGGTGAgggtgtgaaggaggaaaagccagaAGGCGGGCCCCAGGCGTCAGGGTGGACCCCTGCCGAAGTCAGAAAGCAGCTTGCCATCGGCATCAACGAGGTCACCAGAGCCTTGGAGAGGAACGAGCTGCTCTTGGTCTTGGCGTGCAAGTCGGCCAAGCCCGCCGTCGTCACCGCGCACCTGGTGCCGCTGAGCGCCAGCAGAGATGTCCCCGCCTGCCAGGTGCCCCGGCTCAGCGAGAGGCTCGCACCCGCCATGGGCCTGACGTGCGTCCTGGCCTTGGGGTTCAAAAGAAACACCGCTGCCTTTGCGGAGGAAGTGAGGGCCATCATCCCCAGGGTACCCCGTCTGGACGTGCCGTGGCTCCGAGACGCACTTGAAGACCCCGGGGAGGACCCGGAGGTGGAACCTTTGGAAAGCCAAGACAGAGAGATTTTGGACACTTCCTTCGAAGACCTCTCTAAACCCAAGAGAAAGCTCGCTGAGGGTCAGCAGGCTGCAGTGTTACAACCcctgaaaataaagaaactgattCCAAACCCCAATAAGATAAGGAAACCACCCAAAAGTAAAAAAACGGCTTCAAAGTAA
- the NMT2 gene encoding glycylpeptide N-tetradecanoyltransferase 2 isoform X1: protein MAEDSESAASQQSLELDDQDTCGIDGDNEEETEHAKGSPGGDLGAKKKKKKQKRKKEKPNSGGTKSDSASDSQEIKIQPPSKNPTIPMQKLQDIQRAMELLSACQGPARNIDEAAKHRYQFWDTQPVPKLNEVITSHGAIEADKENVRQEPYSLPQGFMWDTLDLGNAEVLRELYTLLNENYVEDDDNMFRFDYSPEFLLWALRPPGWLLQWHCGVRVSSNKKLVGFISAIPANIRIYDSVKKMVEINFLCVHKKLRSKRVAPVLIREITRRVNLEGIFQAVYTAGVVLPKPVATCRYWHRSLNPRKLVEVKFSHLSRNMTLQRTMKLYRLPDVTKTSGLRPMEPRDIKAVQELTNSYLKQFHLAPVMDEEEVAHWFLPQEHIIDTFVVENSSGKLTDFLSFYTLPSTVMHHPAHKSLKAAYSFYNIHTETPLLDLMNDALIIAKLKGFDVFNALDLMENKTFLEKLKFGIGDGNLQYYLYNWRCPGTESEKVGLVLQ, encoded by the exons AAGTCCTGGAGGTGATTTGggtgccaaaaagaaaaagaagaaacagaagagaaaaaaggagaaaccgAATTCCGGAGGCACCAAGTCAGACTCGGCATCTGATTCCCAGGAGATTAAAATTCAGCCGCCTTCAAAA AATCCCACCATTCCAATGCAGAAGTTGCAGGATATCCAGAGGGCAATGGAGCTGTTATCCGCATGCCAGGGCCCCGCCAGGAACATTGATGAGGCTGCCAAACACAGATACCAGTTTTGGGACACTCAGCCGGTACCCAAACTAA ATGAAGTAATAACATCTCATGGCGCAATTGAAGCTGATAAAGAAAACGTGCGTCAAGAACCGTATTCCCTGCCACAGGGTTTTATGTGGGACACTTTAGATTTGGGTAACGCCGAAGTG CTCAGGGAGCTGTACACCCTGCTGAATGAGAATTACGTGGAGGATGACGACAACATGTTCCGGTTTGACTATTCGCCCGAGTTCCTGCTGTG GGCTCTGCGTCCCCCAGGCTGGCTCCTCCAGTGGCACTGTGGAGTCAGGGTGTCTTCGAACAAAAAACTAGTGGGGTTCATCAGCGCCATTCCCGCGAACATTCGGATCTACGACAG CGTGAAGAAGATGGTCGAAATCAACTTTCTTTGTGTTCATAAGAAATTGAGATCAAAACGGGTAGCCCCAGTGTTGATTCGAGAAATAACCAGAAGAGTGAACCTGGAAGGGATTTTCCAGGCTGTTTATACCGCTGGAGTGGTTCTTCCGAAGCCAGTGGCCACATGCAG ATACTGGCATCGATCACTAAACCCCAGAAAACTGGTAGAAGTGAAATTTTCTCACTTGAGTAGAAATATGACTTTGCAGAGAACAATGAAGCTGTACAGACTTCCAGAT GTTACAAAAACTTCAGGCTTGAGGCCAATGGAACCAAGAGATATCAAAGCTGTTCAAGAACTAACCAACAGTTACCTGAAGCAGTTTCATCTAGCCCCGGTGATGGATGAAGAGGAAGTAGCCCACTGGTTCCTCCCCCAGGAGCACATCATTGACACTTTTGTAGTGGAG AACTCCAGTGGTAAACTAACTGACTTCCTGAGCTTCTACACGCTCCCCTCCACAGTCATGCATCACCCCGCTCACAAGAGCCTCAAAGCCGCCTACTCCTTCTACAATATCCACACAGAGACGCCGCTGCTGGACCTCATGAATGACGCGCTCATCATCGCCAAGCTG AAAGGATTTGATGTATTCAATGCGCTAGATTTGATGGAAAATAAGACATTCTTGGAAAAACTCAAGTTTGGCATAGGCGATGGCAATTTACAGTATTACTTGTACAACTGGAGGTGTCCAGGGACAGAGTCCGAAAAA GTTGGACTCGTATTACAGTAG